Proteins encoded by one window of Aspergillus puulaauensis MK2 DNA, chromosome 4, nearly complete sequence:
- a CDS encoding HCNGP domain-containing protein (COG:S;~EggNog:ENOG410PPRM;~InterPro:IPR012479;~PFAM:PF07818;~go_process: GO:0006355 - regulation of transcription, DNA-templated [Evidence IEA]), whose translation MLGLGDYESSSEDEFEKKPAFNPKQQMKASQAENLETQHNKIQYTSKAQPAVVSETTFDREPSGPVLGPMHEEFETRQAVDEQSSTSRTFIHDLTLPPVPNLDIPPSPPGSPNPSANAKFAHFLSLKKQDVHFNDKLAGSASLKNPSLLRKLMEHAGIDDQAQYSSSLPPDLWNISKLPYWGYKEQLLRAQKEHNVKAEDSRLRGQRDMVEFVSGSSRPGPASQSR comes from the exons ATGTTGGGCCTTGGGGATTATGAAAGCAGTAGTGAGGACGAATTTGAAAAGAAACCGGCATTTAATCCAAAA CAACAAATGAAAGCATCACAAGCTGAAAATTTAGAGACGCAACACAATAAAA TTCAATATACATCGAAAGCCCAGCCCGCAGTAGTATCGGAAACTACCTTCGACCGAGAACCTAGCGGACCTGTACTTGGACCGATGCATGAGGAATTTGAGACTCGACAAGCAGTTGACGAGCAGTCATCGACATCTCGTACGTTCATTCATGACTTAACCCTGCCACCAGTTCCAAACCTGGATATACCACCGTCACCCCCAGGTTCGCCAAATCCCTCGGCAAATGCGAAGTTTGCGCATTTCCTGTCGTTGAAGAAACAAGATGTTCACTTTAACGACAAGCTAGCGGGCTCAGCTTCTCTCAAGAACCCAAGCTTATTGAGAAAGTTGATGGAACATGCCGGTATAGATGATCAAGCGCAATACTCCAGTTCCTTGCCACCTGACTTATGGAACATATCAAAATTGCCATATTGGGGTTATAAGGAACAGCTGTTGAGAGCGCAGAAGGAACACAATGTCAAAGCGGAGGACAGCAGGTTGAGGGGCCAAAGGGACATGGTTGAGTTTGTATCAGGTTCAAGTCGACCGGGTCCTGCCTCGCAATCTAGATAA
- the PNO1 gene encoding pre-rRNA-processing protein PNO1 (BUSCO:EOG09264SQJ;~COG:A;~EggNog:ENOG410PG9H;~InterPro:IPR004087,IPR039912,IPR036612;~go_function: GO:0003676 - nucleic acid binding [Evidence IEA];~go_function: GO:0003723 - RNA binding [Evidence IEA]) → MPAPTALRASDASTAETPFAPLTQEQDEEVLIDAQDTTNLNDVLLPVDSTEDSDMRIDMEGRPIFTPAKDTPTAYRVETRKVPVPPHRMTPLKANWPKIYPPLVEHLKLQVRMNIKNRAVELRTSKFTTDTGALQKGEDFVKAFTLGFDIDDAIALLRLDDLYIRSFEIRDVKASLNGEHLSRAIGRIAGKDGRTRHAIENASRTRIVIADQKIHVLGRFQNINAGQEAIVSLILGAPPGKVYGNLRKVAARMKERF, encoded by the exons ATGCCCGCCCCAACGGCACTCCGGGCGTCAGATGCTTCCACGGCCGAGACACCTTTTGCCCCTCTTACACAGG AACAAGATGAGGAAGTCTTAATCGACGCTCAAGATACAACGAATCTGAAtgatgttcttcttccagtgGACTCCACGGAGGATAGCGACATGCGTATCGATATGGAAGGCCGACCAATTTTTACACCTGCGAAAGATACCCCAACTGCATATCGGGTTGAGACACGGAAAGTTCCTGTTCCGCCACACAGAATGACTCCACTGAAAGCAAACTGGCCAAAAATTTACCCCCCGTTGGTCGAGCATCTTAAATTACAGGTGCGAATGAACATCAAAAATCGGGCGGTAGAGCTACGCACATCCAAGTTCACCACAGATACAGGGGCTCTACAGAAGGGCGAAGATTTTGTCAAGGCTTTCACACTCGGATTTGACATTGATGATGCCATCGCATTACTGAGGTTGGATGACCTCTACATCCGCTCCTTCGAGATTCGAGACGTCAAGGCATCTTTGAATGGAGAGCATCTTAGTCGCGCAATTGGCCGCATTGCTGGTAAAGACGGGCGAACGAGACATGCAATCGAGAATGCGAGCAGGACAAGAATTGTTATTGCTGATCAGAAGATTCACGTCTTGGGGCGTTTCCAGAACATCAATGCAGGCCAGGAGGCTATCGTTAGTCTCATTTTGGGTGCTCCTCCA GGGAAAGTTTATGGTAATCTGCGTAAAGTGGCAGcgcggatgaaggagcgaTTCTAA
- the prs3 gene encoding proteasome core particle subunit beta 6 (BUSCO:EOG0926457R;~COG:O;~EggNog:ENOG410PHF4;~InterPro:IPR035202,IPR029055,IPR001353,IPR023333;~MEROPS:MER0005692;~PFAM:PF00227;~go_component: GO:0005839 - proteasome core complex [Evidence IEA];~go_function: GO:0004298 - threonine-type endopeptidase activity [Evidence IEA];~go_process: GO:0051603 - proteolysis involved in cellular protein catabolic process [Evidence IEA]) produces MTSLIAPNPLNDSVGYSFSQPTSAGNKEHSFYPYTDNGGSVLGITGKDFAVLAGDTRSTSGYSINSRYVPKVFKIGGEDETGKGAHIILSVVGFAADGLALKERLDAVVKMYKYQHGKPMSVRACAQRLSTILYQKRFFPYYVQAILAGLDEEGKGALYGYDPVGSYEREQCRSAGAASSLIMPFLDNQVNLKNQYIPGSGEGHALEAKKPEPMSRETVEKLVRDAFTSAVERHIEVGDGLQMLVVTENGIEEVYHSLKKD; encoded by the exons ATGACAAGTCTCATCGCGCCCAACCCTCTCAACGATTCTGTCGGATACTCGTTCTCCCAACCCACAAGTGCTGGAAACAAGGAACACTCATTCTACCC GTACACCGATAACGGAGGCTCGGTACTAGGAATTACAGGCAAGGATTTTGCCGTCCTTGCTGGCGACACTCGCTCCACTTCGGGATACAGCATCAACTCCCGCTACGTCCCAAAGGTGTTTAAGattggaggggaggatgaaaCCGGCAAAGGCGCTCACATTATCCTGTCGGTAGTGGGGTTTGCTGCTGATGGGCTCGCACTCAAGGAGAGACTCGATGCGGTGGTGAAGATGTACAAGTACCAACACGGGAAGCCTATGAGCGTCCGGGCATGTGCCCAACGACTGTCAACCATTCTTTACCAAAAGCGATTCTTCCCATATTATGTCCAAGCTATTCTGGCTGGCCTAGATGAGGAAGGTAAGGGAGCTCTATACGGTTACGATCCGGTAGGATCTTATGAAAGAGAGCAGTGCCGGTCCGCAGGAGCTGCTTCTAGTTTGATCATGCCATTTTTGGACAACCAAGTCAACTTGAAGAATCAGTATATCCCTGGAAGCGGAGAGGGACACGCCTTGGAGGCTAAAAAGCCCGAGCCAATGTCCAGGGAAACGGTGGAAAAACTTGTTCGAGATGCATTTACCAGCGCGGTTGAAAGACACATTGAGGTTGGAGACGGCCTACAAATGTTGGTCGTTACGGAAAACGGGATAGAGGAGGTCTACCACTCTTTGAAGAAGGACTAA